A part of Leptospira neocaledonica genomic DNA contains:
- a CDS encoding PD40 domain-containing protein, giving the protein MKRSIFLLPFFFFYCTAFKSLERVRPIEFDYGPISKNYFNPENDKPFPLTVQRGNNLYNSTTEDGRYLFYTTGQKGNYDIWFRDLKSSIVVPVTEHPSSEYKPAISPDGKKLAFVSEQYDTAGDIVLLEIEPEVWAKKILEGKRFLSDDFEFITNPEYSDISKSDKFSDSDPIWGKDSRVLLFSSDRLTPGTPNLILWDTEGKEKPILLTQSGAVNPYWSQDGKSIVYLSYADSREGEIYSLDLSTRKTKRLTNDSYLDFSPSLSSDGRYLFYTSIRSDSDGNRKLDERDNSLIIRLDLSDMKERRLTSGNFSLFDTRYSSFNGGSILFTAAYYGTLNIYFLPLSGSIPKASNISAQFELAKEYGKKQSIDDYLLALDSLELYYKEDSLYPIFRAKVLNEKYLLHKKSGKTSEIKKEMGASRLDPKWGFAYVFYLESENKGISEIKEYFSNIRAQADAQVAGAILEEIGNLEERSGKIEAALNSKQELAARFPAYYNIHEILRNIGSLQLKEAKKKDWTIPSTLLQAANEAEAQTTELRNLYGLFEEQILAGKSDSEKISLSEKIESSNKIKERSSVLYRFLIYTKAAGISGQGGFAESNSLLEPLLKDITPKDPLFLKIHLLRSSNFKGLGSVRYSLESLRTFLENYDHDSGVEISDKEMERFFIYFENLARNYENRSDFFQASLHYFYNTENMFLAKSKSLFQDTVYKDYAIYYQKLMVDTSFKLARSVSEKNASSILGNLNPLEFDPLDKKDGLVYIDQYFEKEKILPRARAFLDLATLYGYAYYLINRSVIRETYYYNSGTMDRIKKEAALRDYKQAEYELRWIIFAEPTYHDAYQLLGWLYQYVDIMKSRKPSDKEPADEDKYRDEYSKYFPEKNFEENIELYSQILELLGENFQNKKALSDLRLNLGNNYFLLKNYPKADEQYSLVESYSNYIISKAQFEDYRQKAVFLFNSARASMYMSKYGDAVRKLKNASDIYSKNEFLQLYSGTDYAKNLQSYREKLTLLRTLTGLSHMELGEYAQALPYLSEALELNEPSRLVDPINIRNALAISYQKLGYISKSEENLKEAEKEAYSRKTLWLPKKVSPKFWESVWDSMWDFVFETVLPDSVRISGSGRFPEAIPPVFQPLLSSGIRVNNLILEQNYRLAAEETDKRLEYVNRKGLSKTLAGQLIESQSYADLGFFQYKRNEFEKAKLAFLEENEFLKDSTNLSGRSIGSFKRYLYSLFASIEASAKKDRNEYSEELNNALKELDSFKRESMENCLSSWPEDLLEGNYVCSEAFYKQYYDFDILKATVLYYSGEEDFKKGEWSEGFEKLGISSSLLETPSGLPKEIVGLSKDPFPRKERVLHFLSRASVFYRLGDLEKAEECLKSAEEMANVFYFGAELIQTWVLQARLDLMSKRPDQAKIKLSKAEELLRKQFHLISDNKSFLLRDLYETKIRAELDSGNTNVAFNDWARLQRLLNFRNFQKGNWEFREARAEYVKFESDWKNYRNTYFKYQIALETRGDIKKEELTLAQAASQVSKSLEVLRSKFPQKASFLDPFGAVGEATLKQNETEIRLLESRGAVFARIKNTSSLKFLKFESESKTESWIKSNFENSGRNLVLDPGNTSVGETLHSQVSGISFKLFSSASSGEDRTPKVISSFSPINGWNYRKVNSDSWTDILEDTDIIVSPFPEIKGDSTFGERKKDTLELREIFSREHRLGAIIFTYSEKPSWQQILKVYTGLAGSGVNLMYVCPGESCVEESLEEIFTGKVSNTPIRFGRPFEKAGNKNIEAEKLFAKSRKNERISDSSEVFSDLHRARSYAEPNSNLALKIESDLLRAYQRLKPNFSLSKIFALRYENRDLNSQKELGLNLCVSRLLETEYKDCDEISLPEAKNEILNGIFALKEGKYPGNSISSNISADRYDPFLFRLKLSNLALEAYYPDLASSQLGLARQFISSGSDLETWKKMETRIRKEKALLEEDEDWSEDTNQIELDPQDRNYPRHLAFLENRKKLGHRISPLSLYSEIHSSSKILFQTLDAESRSSVLDLLRYSLPEETGKEMEEFLNSFVDLEKLKKNFPRQARIALEFGKAYLSRGDYDKAKYWISRSKGVSDDFYSSEIEFINSKIAYLESRKPNEIPESGFSEYLFEYKNAASKKSSEFVDLANRFVKHRKKKKFSPAERRELNDFITYLQTLSFQQNDSETFFDLGLIKDKISAVRSALYGRPVFYSDLPNFNKVSFLLEEKIPENQEFLALMDLGLKTFYIKFTKGKSKGDLAFKDNRKVRASIYKYNEEADKGGAEVLLREALETEIRQNIRPSKNKTTYLYLSSYHFLAPILPKSEEEIYYVADPETLLKNPIHKEKDEFWDGFGIITKDDPNSPDWYSQLAKLENLELSPKGNPGITPFHVIRVPLVEDKEKGILFGNRLVAEVEPGTLQGVWILASSFLEGFGNASLSLRDSLYYLGKFWKGPGIVNLGFQTDTHNSKFLKEITSRKEDSKTSLRNRFLKTMDTMREVYPVDKYWNGYRLFTTSFISKE; this is encoded by the coding sequence ATGAAACGGAGTATTTTCCTTTTACCATTTTTCTTCTTTTATTGCACCGCTTTTAAATCCTTAGAAAGGGTGAGGCCGATTGAATTTGATTATGGCCCTATTTCTAAAAACTATTTCAATCCGGAAAATGATAAACCGTTTCCTTTGACCGTACAAAGGGGAAATAACTTATATAATTCCACCACCGAGGATGGAAGATATCTTTTTTATACGACGGGACAAAAAGGAAACTATGATATTTGGTTTAGAGATCTTAAGAGTTCTATTGTGGTCCCTGTTACGGAACATCCTTCTTCTGAATACAAACCTGCGATCAGTCCGGACGGTAAAAAGTTGGCATTCGTATCGGAACAATATGACACAGCAGGAGACATCGTACTTTTGGAAATCGAGCCTGAGGTTTGGGCTAAAAAGATCCTAGAGGGAAAAAGGTTCTTAAGTGACGACTTTGAGTTTATCACAAATCCGGAATATTCTGATATTTCTAAGTCGGATAAATTTTCGGACTCCGATCCTATTTGGGGAAAGGATAGTAGAGTATTATTATTTTCTTCAGATAGGTTGACCCCGGGAACTCCGAATTTGATCTTATGGGATACAGAAGGAAAAGAGAAGCCGATCTTACTCACCCAATCCGGAGCGGTAAATCCATATTGGTCCCAAGATGGAAAGTCGATCGTATATCTTTCTTATGCCGATTCCAGAGAGGGTGAGATCTATTCCTTGGATCTTTCCACTAGAAAAACTAAAAGACTGACTAACGATTCTTATTTAGATTTCTCTCCCAGCCTGTCATCCGACGGAAGATATCTGTTCTATACATCCATTCGTTCCGATTCGGATGGAAACCGAAAATTAGACGAGAGAGATAATAGTCTGATCATTCGATTGGATCTTTCTGATATGAAAGAAAGAAGACTGACCTCTGGAAATTTTTCCTTATTCGATACGAGGTATTCTTCCTTTAATGGAGGAAGTATTCTATTCACTGCAGCCTATTACGGAACTTTGAATATTTACTTTCTTCCTTTGAGCGGATCTATTCCTAAGGCTTCCAATATTTCTGCACAATTTGAGCTCGCAAAAGAATACGGTAAAAAACAATCAATAGATGATTATCTATTGGCTTTGGATTCCTTGGAATTATATTATAAGGAAGATTCACTTTATCCTATTTTTCGGGCCAAAGTCCTAAACGAAAAATATTTACTCCATAAAAAGTCGGGCAAAACCTCTGAGATCAAAAAGGAGATGGGAGCTTCTCGTTTGGATCCTAAATGGGGCTTCGCATATGTATTCTATTTAGAATCAGAGAACAAGGGGATCTCGGAGATAAAAGAATATTTTTCTAATATTCGAGCTCAAGCGGATGCCCAGGTAGCGGGAGCGATCTTAGAAGAGATTGGAAATTTAGAAGAAAGATCCGGCAAAATAGAAGCAGCACTGAATTCAAAACAAGAGTTGGCTGCTCGATTTCCAGCTTATTATAATATTCACGAAATATTAAGAAATATAGGCTCACTACAACTTAAAGAAGCAAAAAAGAAGGACTGGACCATTCCTTCTACACTTCTGCAGGCAGCAAATGAGGCCGAAGCTCAGACAACGGAGCTTAGGAATTTATACGGACTTTTTGAAGAGCAGATCTTGGCGGGAAAATCCGACTCTGAAAAGATATCTCTCTCTGAGAAGATAGAATCTTCCAATAAGATCAAAGAACGTTCTTCTGTATTGTATAGATTTTTGATATATACTAAGGCAGCGGGGATTTCCGGGCAGGGAGGGTTTGCCGAGAGTAATTCTTTGCTGGAACCTTTATTGAAAGATATCACTCCTAAAGATCCGCTTTTTCTGAAAATCCATTTATTAAGATCTTCTAATTTTAAGGGTTTAGGAAGTGTACGTTATTCTTTGGAATCTCTACGCACATTTTTGGAGAATTACGATCATGATTCCGGGGTAGAGATCTCCGACAAAGAGATGGAAAGGTTCTTTATTTATTTTGAAAACCTAGCTCGGAACTATGAGAACAGATCTGATTTTTTCCAAGCTTCTCTCCATTATTTTTATAATACCGAGAATATGTTTCTGGCTAAAAGTAAAAGCCTCTTTCAGGACACCGTTTATAAGGACTATGCCATCTATTACCAGAAACTGATGGTAGATACTTCTTTCAAATTGGCGAGATCCGTGAGTGAAAAAAACGCCTCCAGTATTTTAGGAAATTTGAATCCTCTCGAATTTGATCCGTTGGATAAAAAAGACGGGCTTGTATATATAGACCAATATTTCGAGAAGGAAAAGATTTTGCCTAGAGCTAGAGCTTTTTTGGATCTTGCGACATTATACGGATACGCGTATTATCTTATCAATCGTTCAGTAATCCGAGAAACCTATTATTATAATTCCGGAACAATGGATCGGATTAAAAAAGAGGCGGCTCTTAGGGATTATAAACAGGCAGAATACGAACTTAGATGGATCATATTTGCAGAACCTACCTATCATGATGCCTACCAGCTTTTAGGCTGGTTATACCAATATGTGGACATTATGAAATCCAGAAAACCGAGTGATAAGGAGCCGGCGGATGAGGATAAATATAGGGATGAATATTCTAAATATTTTCCTGAAAAGAATTTTGAAGAGAATATAGAACTATATAGTCAGATTTTGGAATTACTCGGAGAAAATTTCCAAAACAAAAAAGCTCTTTCCGATCTGAGATTGAATTTAGGTAATAATTATTTTTTACTCAAGAACTATCCTAAGGCGGATGAACAATATTCGTTAGTAGAATCCTATTCTAATTATATAATATCGAAAGCACAATTCGAAGACTACAGGCAAAAGGCAGTCTTCTTATTTAACTCTGCGCGCGCCTCCATGTATATGTCCAAGTATGGAGATGCTGTCCGAAAATTAAAAAACGCCTCGGACATTTATTCTAAAAACGAATTTCTTCAATTATATTCCGGGACGGATTACGCAAAAAACCTACAAAGTTATAGAGAGAAACTAACGTTACTTAGGACTTTGACGGGTCTGTCTCACATGGAATTGGGGGAGTATGCACAAGCTCTTCCGTATCTGTCGGAAGCATTGGAATTAAACGAACCGTCTCGTTTGGTGGACCCGATCAATATCAGAAATGCATTGGCGATTTCTTATCAAAAATTAGGTTATATTTCCAAGTCGGAAGAAAATTTAAAAGAAGCGGAGAAGGAGGCGTATTCCCGCAAAACTCTTTGGCTGCCTAAAAAGGTGAGCCCTAAATTTTGGGAATCCGTCTGGGATTCCATGTGGGATTTCGTTTTTGAAACCGTACTCCCTGACTCAGTTCGTATTTCCGGTTCTGGTAGATTTCCGGAGGCTATCCCTCCCGTATTCCAACCGTTATTATCTTCAGGGATACGAGTAAATAATCTTATCTTAGAACAAAACTATCGTTTGGCTGCGGAAGAAACGGACAAACGATTGGAATATGTAAATAGGAAGGGTTTAAGTAAAACATTAGCAGGACAATTGATCGAGTCCCAATCTTATGCCGACCTTGGATTTTTTCAGTATAAAAGAAATGAATTCGAAAAAGCTAAACTAGCATTTTTAGAAGAGAATGAGTTTCTGAAAGACTCGACAAATCTTTCCGGAAGATCTATAGGCAGTTTTAAAAGATATTTATATTCCTTGTTCGCTTCTATAGAAGCCTCGGCTAAAAAAGATAGAAACGAATACTCTGAAGAATTAAATAACGCTCTGAAAGAACTGGACAGTTTCAAAAGAGAATCCATGGAAAACTGCCTATCTTCCTGGCCAGAAGACCTGTTAGAGGGAAATTACGTATGTTCAGAGGCGTTTTATAAACAATATTACGATTTTGATATATTAAAGGCAACAGTGCTTTATTATTCCGGAGAGGAGGATTTTAAAAAAGGAGAATGGTCGGAAGGTTTTGAAAAATTGGGAATTTCGTCCTCATTACTTGAAACTCCTTCCGGATTGCCAAAAGAGATCGTAGGACTCTCCAAAGACCCATTCCCAAGAAAAGAAAGGGTATTGCATTTTTTAAGCAGAGCCAGTGTTTTTTATAGACTGGGAGATTTAGAAAAAGCGGAAGAATGTTTAAAATCTGCGGAAGAAATGGCCAATGTATTTTATTTCGGCGCTGAACTCATACAAACTTGGGTTTTGCAGGCAAGACTAGATTTAATGTCTAAAAGGCCGGATCAGGCAAAAATAAAATTATCCAAGGCGGAAGAACTTCTTAGAAAACAATTCCATTTGATTTCTGATAATAAAAGTTTTCTGCTAAGAGACTTGTATGAGACTAAAATCAGAGCAGAGCTCGATTCAGGAAATACGAATGTTGCATTTAATGATTGGGCCAGACTTCAGAGGTTATTAAATTTTCGTAATTTTCAAAAAGGAAATTGGGAGTTTAGAGAAGCCCGAGCGGAATATGTAAAATTCGAGTCCGATTGGAAAAATTATAGAAATACTTATTTTAAATATCAAATCGCTTTGGAGACCAGGGGGGATATCAAAAAAGAAGAACTCACACTTGCACAAGCTGCTTCTCAAGTTTCCAAATCTTTGGAAGTTTTAAGATCCAAATTTCCTCAAAAGGCAAGTTTCTTGGACCCTTTTGGCGCAGTTGGAGAGGCGACTTTAAAACAGAATGAAACTGAAATTCGTTTATTAGAATCCAGAGGAGCAGTATTTGCTCGGATTAAAAATACTTCTTCTTTAAAATTTCTCAAATTCGAGAGCGAATCTAAGACGGAGAGTTGGATCAAATCCAATTTCGAAAATTCTGGTCGAAATCTTGTTTTGGACCCTGGAAACACTTCCGTAGGTGAGACATTACATTCTCAGGTTTCCGGGATTAGTTTTAAACTTTTTTCTTCCGCTTCAAGCGGAGAAGATAGAACTCCGAAAGTAATTTCTTCTTTTTCTCCGATTAACGGCTGGAATTATAGAAAGGTAAATTCTGATTCTTGGACGGATATATTAGAAGATACTGATATTATTGTGAGCCCTTTTCCTGAGATTAAAGGAGATTCGACTTTTGGAGAAAGAAAGAAAGATACTTTAGAGCTCAGAGAGATTTTTTCCAGAGAACATAGATTAGGTGCAATAATATTTACGTATTCTGAGAAGCCGAGCTGGCAACAAATCTTAAAGGTATATACGGGACTCGCTGGTTCTGGAGTAAATCTAATGTATGTATGCCCTGGAGAATCTTGCGTAGAGGAATCTCTGGAAGAAATTTTTACAGGAAAAGTATCTAATACCCCCATTCGTTTTGGAAGACCTTTCGAAAAAGCCGGAAATAAAAATATAGAGGCTGAAAAACTTTTCGCTAAGTCCAGGAAGAATGAAAGAATTTCAGACTCTTCGGAAGTGTTTTCTGATCTACATAGAGCTCGTTCTTATGCAGAACCGAATTCTAATTTAGCCCTGAAAATTGAATCGGATTTGTTAAGAGCGTACCAAAGATTAAAACCAAATTTTTCTTTGAGTAAAATTTTCGCCTTACGTTATGAAAATCGTGATCTGAATTCTCAGAAAGAATTGGGGTTGAACCTCTGTGTGTCGAGATTGCTGGAAACCGAGTATAAGGATTGTGACGAAATTTCTTTGCCGGAAGCTAAGAATGAAATTTTAAATGGAATATTTGCATTAAAAGAAGGGAAATATCCAGGTAATTCTATCAGTTCTAATATATCTGCAGACAGGTATGATCCATTTTTATTTAGATTAAAACTTTCTAATTTAGCTTTGGAAGCATATTATCCTGATCTAGCTTCTTCTCAACTGGGGTTAGCAAGACAATTTATCTCTTCAGGATCGGATCTGGAGACTTGGAAAAAAATGGAGACTCGGATTCGAAAAGAAAAAGCTCTTTTGGAAGAAGATGAAGATTGGTCTGAAGACACAAATCAAATCGAATTGGATCCCCAGGATAGAAATTATCCAAGGCATTTAGCATTTTTAGAAAACCGTAAAAAACTCGGGCATCGGATTTCTCCTCTTTCTTTGTATTCGGAGATTCATAGCTCTTCTAAGATATTATTCCAGACATTAGATGCGGAATCCAGATCATCCGTGTTGGATCTACTGCGTTATTCGCTTCCGGAAGAAACCGGAAAGGAGATGGAGGAATTTTTGAATTCTTTCGTGGACCTGGAGAAACTTAAGAAAAATTTTCCAAGACAAGCAAGAATCGCACTAGAATTCGGGAAAGCTTATCTTTCCCGGGGGGACTACGATAAAGCAAAGTATTGGATCTCCAGATCAAAAGGAGTCTCCGACGATTTTTATTCTTCAGAGATAGAATTTATTAATTCTAAAATTGCCTATTTGGAAAGTAGAAAGCCAAATGAAATACCCGAATCCGGTTTTTCTGAATATCTATTCGAATATAAAAATGCCGCTTCTAAAAAGTCTTCCGAGTTTGTAGATTTAGCGAATCGTTTTGTTAAACATAGAAAAAAGAAAAAGTTTAGTCCGGCAGAAAGAAGAGAGCTTAACGATTTTATAACATATTTGCAGACACTTTCTTTTCAACAAAACGATTCCGAGACATTCTTTGATTTAGGATTGATCAAGGACAAAATTTCGGCAGTTCGTTCCGCTTTGTATGGACGTCCCGTTTTTTATTCTGATCTTCCTAATTTTAATAAGGTCTCCTTTTTATTGGAAGAAAAGATCCCGGAGAACCAGGAGTTTTTAGCTTTGATGGATCTGGGGTTAAAAACTTTCTATATCAAATTTACGAAAGGTAAATCTAAAGGTGATCTTGCTTTCAAGGATAATCGTAAGGTAAGAGCTTCTATCTATAAATACAATGAAGAAGCTGATAAGGGCGGAGCTGAAGTTTTATTGAGGGAGGCTTTGGAAACAGAGATTCGTCAGAATATTCGTCCCTCTAAAAATAAGACCACGTATTTGTATCTTTCTTCTTATCATTTTTTAGCTCCAATTTTGCCTAAGTCGGAAGAGGAGATCTATTATGTTGCAGATCCGGAAACCTTACTTAAAAATCCGATCCATAAAGAGAAGGATGAATTCTGGGATGGGTTCGGGATTATCACTAAGGATGATCCGAATTCTCCGGATTGGTATTCTCAATTGGCAAAACTAGAGAACTTGGAACTTTCTCCTAAGGGGAATCCTGGAATTACTCCTTTTCATGTGATTCGAGTTCCTTTGGTAGAAGATAAAGAGAAAGGTATCTTGTTTGGAAATCGATTGGTTGCTGAAGTGGAGCCAGGCACTTTACAAGGTGTTTGGATATTAGCTTCTTCTTTTTTGGAAGGTTTTGGGAATGCTTCTTTGAGTTTAAGAGATTCGTTATATTATTTGGGAAAATTCTGGAAGGGACCGGGGATAGTAAATCTTGGATTTCAAACAGATACTCATAATTCAAAATTCTTAAAGGAGATTACTTCTAGAAAAGAAGATTCTAAAACTTCTCTTCGAAATCGTTTTTTGAAAACCATGGATACTATGAGAGAAGTGTATCCGGTTGATAAATATTGGAACGGATATCGATTGTTTACTACTTCTTTTATTTCGAAGGAGTAG
- a CDS encoding aminopeptidase, protein MQSDSTHLLPNGKNRRLGFFSGIPVLFFLFFSGQGCIPYLYHLGKEQAKILLQRKAISEVLADPEIPETTKSKLKEVEKIREFGIQELALSPEGGFKSFVQLDRPAIGWHVSACHPLRFESYTWWFPIAGTVPYKGYFSLEKAKEEEQSLKKQGFDTRIRITAGYSTLGWFEDPLFSSQLYEDPGDLASIVIHEMAHATVYFPGDSLFNESYASFVEDEGSDEYVLKIGGPKLLAERKKSEEETKLYKNLIIETANLLKAAYSEGGTEDLLLKKKTEIIGDFRKKILQTKWAKINSKKLSERDWNNEDFIGMLRYNSGTPYFRKRFLEVGKDFSKFHEEMRKLKEKTIEERKVLLEEK, encoded by the coding sequence ATGCAATCAGACTCAACCCACCTTCTACCTAACGGAAAGAATCGTCGACTCGGATTCTTTTCCGGAATACCCGTTTTGTTTTTTCTATTCTTTTCCGGCCAAGGATGTATTCCTTATCTATATCATCTGGGAAAAGAACAGGCAAAGATCCTACTGCAAAGAAAAGCGATCTCCGAAGTTTTAGCCGATCCTGAAATACCGGAGACCACCAAATCAAAATTGAAAGAGGTGGAGAAGATCAGAGAATTCGGCATCCAAGAATTAGCACTTTCACCTGAAGGTGGATTTAAAAGTTTTGTGCAACTGGATCGACCTGCAATCGGTTGGCATGTAAGTGCTTGCCATCCATTACGATTCGAATCCTATACTTGGTGGTTCCCGATCGCGGGCACGGTTCCATACAAAGGATACTTTTCATTAGAGAAAGCGAAAGAAGAAGAACAATCCCTGAAAAAACAAGGTTTCGATACAAGAATACGGATCACAGCCGGATATTCTACATTGGGATGGTTCGAAGATCCGTTATTCTCATCCCAACTTTACGAAGATCCTGGTGATCTAGCCTCCATAGTCATTCACGAAATGGCACATGCGACAGTCTATTTTCCAGGAGACTCTTTATTTAACGAAAGTTATGCGAGTTTTGTAGAAGACGAAGGCTCGGACGAGTATGTCCTGAAAATCGGCGGTCCGAAATTGCTTGCGGAAAGAAAAAAATCGGAAGAAGAAACTAAACTTTATAAAAATCTAATTATAGAAACTGCAAATTTACTTAAGGCCGCATACTCAGAAGGCGGCACAGAAGATCTATTACTAAAGAAAAAAACGGAGATCATCGGCGACTTCCGCAAAAAAATTCTCCAAACGAAATGGGCCAAGATCAATTCCAAAAAACTTTCGGAAAGAGACTGGAATAACGAAGACTTCATCGGGATGCTTCGATACAATTCGGGGACTCCGTATTTTAGAAAAAGGTTTCTGGAAGTTGGAAAAGATTTTTCTAAATTTCACGAAGAGATGAGGAAACTAAAAGAGAAAACAATCGAAGAGCGAAAGGTATTGCTGGAAGAGAAATGA
- a CDS encoding S1C family serine protease, which produces MNISLPKIVWINIGLLVLFLFVLILPGEGGLSSFFRGGKPLGYSDQRAGIQLQNAFRNVYNSAKDSVVSIRTKKTEAITSPYQYFDYRTEKLSSFGSGFLIHEKGYVVTNFHVILDAESIEVIASDGSVFPAKFVGSHERADIALLKIKEGSGLKPVSFGDSDKIEVGDWAIAIGSPFGLERSFSVGVVSAKYREDLDETGQTHIQTDSMINPGSSGGPLLNIYGEVIGINRLIRSDSGRNTGIGFAIPMNYAKKIIQLIEENKGRIIRPATLGVMATVPLPDHRKALGIPADWNGVLVYDMDSGSSAESSGLKRYDFIMEANGVQVKNINDLREQVGIVGLGGRLKLRIYREKSLQELTVRLIQK; this is translated from the coding sequence ATGAATATTAGCCTTCCTAAAATCGTTTGGATCAATATCGGACTTTTGGTTTTATTCCTATTCGTCCTCATTCTTCCGGGAGAAGGAGGTTTGTCCTCCTTTTTCCGTGGTGGAAAACCTCTCGGTTATTCCGACCAAAGAGCCGGGATCCAATTGCAGAATGCTTTTCGAAATGTTTATAATTCTGCAAAGGATTCTGTAGTTTCCATTCGGACTAAAAAAACGGAAGCGATTACAAGTCCGTACCAATATTTTGATTACCGGACTGAAAAACTTTCCTCTTTCGGAAGCGGATTTCTGATCCATGAAAAAGGATATGTTGTCACAAATTTTCACGTTATCTTAGATGCGGAAAGTATAGAAGTAATCGCTTCCGATGGTAGTGTTTTTCCGGCTAAATTTGTAGGAAGCCATGAAAGAGCGGATATTGCTCTTCTGAAAATTAAAGAAGGAAGCGGACTTAAGCCTGTTTCTTTTGGTGATTCTGACAAAATTGAAGTAGGGGATTGGGCGATTGCAATCGGCTCTCCTTTCGGTTTGGAAAGATCTTTTTCAGTGGGTGTGGTTTCCGCAAAATATAGGGAAGATCTGGATGAAACCGGTCAAACCCATATCCAAACAGATAGTATGATCAATCCAGGTTCCAGTGGTGGCCCACTTCTCAATATTTATGGAGAAGTGATCGGGATCAATCGTCTGATCCGAAGTGACTCTGGTAGGAACACCGGCATCGGTTTTGCGATCCCGATGAACTATGCCAAAAAGATCATCCAGCTGATCGAAGAGAATAAAGGACGGATTATCCGTCCTGCCACCCTGGGAGTGATGGCGACTGTCCCGCTTCCGGATCATAGAAAGGCTCTCGGAATTCCTGCGGATTGGAATGGGGTCTTAGTATATGATATGGATTCAGGTTCTTCCGCAGAAAGTTCCGGTTTAAAACGATATGACTTCATTATGGAAGCAAACGGAGTCCAGGTCAAAAATATTAATGATCTGAGGGAACAGGTCGGAATAGTAGGATTAGGCGGCAGGTTAAAACTTAGGATCTACAGGGAAAAATCCCTGCAAGAACTGACCGTTAGATTGATACAGAAATAA
- a CDS encoding pyridoxal phosphate-dependent aminotransferase, with product MRRNIVHSGADALIYEIRQIVGVAKKLEALGVPITYENIGDPIQKGEKVAPWMKKIVSDLILEDKSWAYTATQGFEKTRNFLADKVNERGGAQITADDILFFNGLGDAVAKIFGFLRREARVIGPSPAYSTLSSAEAAHSGYEHMTYNLNPEQGWMPDLEDIENKVKYNDSIAGILLINPDNPTGAVYDKNVMREIVKIAEKYDVMLICDETYAHVNYSETGTIHLSEVIGNKVPGMALRSVSKEFPWPGGRCGWLEIFNKDKDPVFARYAKSLLDAKMLEVCSTTLPQMAIPEVYSHPQFLPHLKERNEKFKKKAKLATDSFKGLKGVTVVEPKGAFYLTVAFDKGILGDKMTLPISNPKAEEFIRPLLGNCAPDRRFVYYLLASTGICVVPLSSFCTDRDGFRVTLLEEDEEKFRWIYNTLRKSIEDYTTSV from the coding sequence ATGAGAAGAAATATCGTTCACAGCGGTGCTGATGCTCTCATTTACGAGATCCGTCAGATCGTAGGAGTCGCTAAAAAGTTAGAAGCTCTCGGAGTTCCGATTACTTACGAGAATATCGGAGACCCCATCCAAAAAGGAGAGAAGGTCGCCCCATGGATGAAAAAAATCGTTTCGGATCTGATCCTCGAAGATAAGTCATGGGCCTATACGGCTACCCAAGGATTTGAGAAGACCAGAAATTTTTTAGCAGATAAAGTGAACGAAAGAGGTGGAGCCCAAATTACCGCCGACGATATTTTATTTTTTAACGGACTTGGTGACGCAGTCGCTAAAATTTTCGGCTTCCTAAGAAGAGAAGCTCGAGTCATTGGGCCAAGTCCTGCATACTCTACACTTTCTTCTGCGGAAGCGGCTCATTCTGGTTATGAGCATATGACTTATAATTTAAATCCGGAACAGGGTTGGATGCCTGATCTGGAAGATATAGAGAATAAGGTCAAATACAACGATTCTATCGCGGGGATACTTCTTATCAATCCGGATAATCCTACCGGCGCAGTGTATGATAAAAACGTAATGCGGGAAATCGTAAAAATCGCGGAAAAATACGATGTAATGCTTATCTGCGACGAGACTTACGCTCATGTGAATTATTCCGAAACGGGGACCATTCATCTTTCAGAAGTAATCGGAAATAAGGTGCCTGGAATGGCTCTACGTTCCGTATCCAAAGAATTTCCTTGGCCTGGTGGAAGATGTGGTTGGTTGGAGATATTCAATAAGGATAAAGATCCTGTTTTTGCACGTTATGCAAAATCTCTCTTGGATGCTAAGATGCTGGAAGTATGTTCTACCACTCTTCCTCAGATGGCAATTCCAGAAGTATATTCACATCCTCAGTTTCTTCCCCACTTAAAGGAAAGAAATGAGAAGTTTAAGAAGAAGGCAAAACTTGCCACCGATTCCTTTAAAGGACTCAAAGGTGTTACCGTAGTAGAACCGAAGGGTGCTTTTTATCTCACTGTTGCATTTGATAAGGGAATACTCGGAGATAAGATGACTCTTCCTATCTCTAATCCAAAGGCGGAAGAATTTATCCGCCCTCTTCTCGGGAATTGTGCTCCGGATCGTAGATTTGTTTATTATCTTCTGGCTTCTACAGGGATTTGTGTGGTTCCACTTTCTTCTTTCTGTACGGATAGAGACGGTTTCAGGGTCACTCTTTTGGAAGAAGATGAGGAAAAATTCCGTTGGATCTATAATACTTTGAGAAAGAGTATAGAGGATTATACTACTTCCGTTTAG